From the Streptomyces pluripotens genome, one window contains:
- a CDS encoding sugar phosphate nucleotidyltransferase — MIGLVLAAGAGRRLRPYTDTLPKALVPVGPAGVEGEPTVLDLTLANFAEIGLTEVAVIVGYRKEAVYERKAALEAEYGLKLTLIDNDKAEEWNNAYSLWCGRDALKDGVILANGDTVHPVSVEKTLLAARGEGRRVILALDTVKSLADEEMKVVVDPEKGVRKITKLMDPAEATGEYIGVTLIEGDAAAELVDALRTVWEADPQQFYEHGYQELVNRGFRIDVAPIGDVQWVEIDNHDDLARGREIACQY; from the coding sequence ATGATAGGCCTTGTGCTGGCGGCTGGCGCCGGACGGCGTCTGCGCCCCTACACCGACACCCTGCCCAAGGCTCTGGTGCCGGTGGGCCCCGCGGGCGTGGAGGGTGAGCCGACGGTCCTGGACCTGACCCTCGCCAACTTCGCCGAGATCGGGCTGACCGAGGTCGCGGTCATCGTCGGTTACCGCAAGGAGGCCGTGTACGAGCGCAAGGCGGCGCTGGAGGCGGAGTACGGACTCAAGCTCACCCTCATCGACAACGACAAGGCTGAGGAGTGGAACAACGCCTACTCCCTGTGGTGCGGCCGTGATGCCCTCAAGGACGGTGTGATCCTCGCCAACGGCGACACCGTGCACCCGGTCTCCGTCGAGAAGACGCTGCTCGCCGCCCGTGGCGAGGGCCGGCGGGTCATCCTCGCCCTCGACACCGTGAAGTCACTGGCCGACGAGGAGATGAAGGTCGTCGTGGACCCCGAGAAGGGTGTCCGGAAGATCACCAAGCTGATGGACCCGGCTGAGGCGACCGGCGAGTACATCGGCGTCACGTTGATCGAGGGCGACGCTGCCGCGGAGTTGGTCGACGCGTTGCGGACGGTCTGGGAGGCCGACCCCCAGCAGTTCTACGAGCACGGTTACCAGGAGCTGGTCAACCGCGGTTTCCGGATCGACGTCGCGCCGATCGGTGACGTTCAGTGGGTGGAGATCGACAACCACGACGACCTCGCTCGCGGACGGGAGATCGCGTGCCAGTACTGA
- a CDS encoding Rne/Rng family ribonuclease: MLKPTEPNEGSELNTPSDTLPPRRRRRAASRPAGPPAAPAEAPAEVTASAIPAADVDEATEVLGTEDAAASVETVPTGEAGEAAVAAETEAGAQVPAAVQTTPAGRPRRRATRRASAPAGSPASAEATVPAVDAEPEAPVAVAEAGEVVVGEEAAPRRTRRRATRAVAAPTGTATAPTGTATEATGTVTEAAGTRQVSGAQEAFGTGEAAVVAEAGSAGRPRRRATRRASAPVGAPKTAGTVPAEDVSATVEAAPAAVTSAQDAEEGAGASEPPAPVAESSAPVAEEAAPRRTRRRATRRVTAPTSAPVTEEAVVAEAEAAKDTTVSTHTPEEPAAERAAEPVSAAQAPQASEPQAPAETAAPRRTRRRVVRAASGFSAPAPEAAEAEAETGAPRRPARPSVAVFQPPVFAEPKFQTPERAAAEAAAETAGAEEPGEPGEYAEEPAETGSRRRRRRRGSAQVEETQTAVTAAPAQDAEPEEVLPEGEETDETEGGEGFEESGSRRRRRRGGRRRRRGEAAEGETGEGTDAEGEEPAAEQAVQDAEDAAEQEEEDADEARSDESAGSSSSRRRRRRRRRAGDTAADGESSADDPERTVVKVREPRKAAEPSDEVQSIKGSTRLEAKKQRRREGREQGRRRVPIITEAEFLARREAVERVMVVRQHGDRTQIGVLEDGVLVEHYVNKEQSTSYVGNVYLGKVQNVLPSMEAAFIDIGKGRNAVLYAGEVNFEALGMANGPRRIESALKSGQSVLVQVTKDPIGHKGARLTSQVSLPGRYLVYVPEGSMTGISRKLPDTERARLKTILKKIVPEDAGVIVRTAAEGASEDELRRDVERLQAQWEDIQKKAKSGNAPTLLYGEPDMTVRVVRDIFNEDFSKVVVSGDEAWETIHGYVSHVAPDLAGRLSKWTSEVDAFATYRIDEQLAKALDRKVWLPSGGSLVIDRTEAMVVIDVNTGKFTGQGGNLEETVTRNNLEAAEEIVRQLRLRDLGGIIVIDFIDMVLESNRDLVLRRLLESLGRDRTKHQVAEVTSLGLVQMTRKRVGQGLLESFSETCVHCNGRGVIVHVEQPASGGGGGKRKKRGRGGDGHVQEHETAAVAAETGEAVEPTAETAVEVAAELAEPVALPAPDFAPDEELYSSVAEAEAAATRGRTRRRASRRASAPAGTPKVEAPKVEAPKAEAPKAEAPKVEARKVEALPEKEAGPSAAAEDHVAPVPQAEAAEAAAPKGRTRRRATRKVSAPTGSPAGAEAAVVTVPETTPETLASVEQPEAQAPVEEAPVPAESAAPARPRRRAVRKATAPTASEEAAVVVVPSAAPEETPAVTAAEAPAEEAAPAKKTARKAAKKATAKKTAAKKTTAKKTAAKKTAAKKTAAKKTAAKEPAAKKTAAKKTTAKKTAAKKTAAAESTAKQTATVSPAGDEG; this comes from the coding sequence ATGCTCAAGCCGACCGAACCCAACGAGGGTTCCGAACTGAACACTCCCAGCGACACCCTGCCGCCGCGCAGGCGTCGCCGTGCCGCCTCCCGCCCGGCGGGTCCGCCCGCCGCCCCGGCCGAGGCGCCCGCCGAGGTCACTGCATCGGCCATACCAGCTGCGGATGTGGACGAGGCCACCGAGGTGCTCGGGACTGAAGACGCCGCAGCGTCCGTGGAGACCGTGCCGACCGGAGAAGCGGGAGAGGCAGCAGTGGCTGCCGAGACGGAGGCTGGTGCGCAGGTGCCCGCCGCCGTTCAGACCACGCCCGCGGGTCGTCCGCGCCGCCGGGCCACGCGCCGGGCGTCCGCGCCGGCCGGTTCACCGGCGTCCGCCGAGGCCACCGTGCCGGCCGTCGACGCCGAGCCTGAGGCCCCTGTCGCCGTCGCGGAGGCGGGCGAGGTCGTCGTCGGTGAGGAGGCCGCCCCGCGTCGTACTCGTCGTCGGGCCACCCGCGCCGTCGCCGCGCCGACCGGTACCGCCACCGCGCCGACCGGTACCGCCACCGAGGCGACCGGCACCGTCACCGAGGCAGCGGGCACCAGGCAGGTCTCCGGCGCCCAGGAGGCTTTCGGTACTGGCGAGGCCGCCGTGGTCGCCGAGGCCGGGTCCGCCGGTCGGCCGCGGCGCCGTGCGACCCGTCGTGCGTCCGCACCCGTCGGGGCCCCGAAGACCGCCGGCACGGTGCCCGCCGAGGATGTGTCGGCCACCGTCGAGGCAGCGCCCGCTGCGGTGACCTCGGCTCAGGACGCTGAGGAGGGCGCCGGAGCCTCCGAGCCGCCCGCTCCGGTCGCCGAGTCGTCCGCTCCGGTCGCCGAGGAGGCCGCCCCGCGCCGTACTCGCCGTCGTGCCACCCGCCGGGTGACCGCGCCCACCAGTGCACCGGTGACCGAGGAGGCTGTCGTGGCCGAAGCCGAGGCCGCCAAGGACACCACCGTGAGCACGCACACTCCGGAGGAGCCCGCTGCGGAGCGTGCCGCCGAGCCCGTCTCCGCCGCCCAGGCGCCGCAGGCCAGCGAGCCACAGGCGCCGGCCGAGACGGCCGCTCCACGCCGCACCCGGCGCCGGGTCGTGCGCGCCGCGTCCGGGTTCTCCGCGCCCGCGCCCGAAGCCGCCGAGGCCGAGGCCGAGACCGGGGCGCCGCGCCGGCCTGCTCGCCCCTCCGTCGCCGTCTTCCAGCCGCCCGTGTTCGCCGAGCCGAAGTTCCAGACTCCGGAGCGGGCAGCCGCCGAGGCCGCCGCCGAGACCGCCGGGGCGGAGGAGCCGGGGGAGCCGGGGGAGTACGCGGAGGAGCCCGCCGAGACCGGTTCGCGTCGCCGGCGTCGCCGTCGTGGGTCGGCCCAGGTCGAGGAGACGCAGACCGCCGTGACCGCGGCCCCGGCCCAGGACGCGGAGCCCGAGGAGGTTCTCCCTGAGGGTGAGGAGACCGACGAGACGGAGGGCGGCGAGGGCTTCGAGGAGTCCGGTTCGCGCCGTCGTCGCCGTCGTGGCGGCCGTCGTCGGCGTCGTGGTGAAGCGGCCGAGGGCGAGACCGGTGAGGGCACGGACGCCGAGGGCGAGGAACCGGCCGCCGAGCAAGCCGTGCAGGACGCCGAGGACGCCGCCGAGCAGGAGGAAGAGGACGCCGACGAGGCGCGCTCCGACGAATCGGCCGGCTCCAGCAGCAGTCGTCGTCGCCGCCGTCGTCGTCGCCGGGCCGGTGACACCGCCGCGGACGGCGAGTCGTCGGCTGACGACCCGGAGCGTACGGTCGTCAAGGTCCGTGAGCCCCGTAAGGCCGCCGAACCGTCCGACGAGGTGCAGTCCATCAAGGGCTCGACCCGTCTGGAGGCCAAGAAGCAGCGCCGCCGGGAAGGCCGTGAGCAGGGGCGCCGTCGTGTCCCGATCATTACCGAGGCCGAGTTCCTGGCCCGCCGTGAGGCCGTCGAGCGCGTGATGGTCGTCCGTCAGCACGGTGACCGTACGCAGATCGGCGTCCTGGAGGACGGCGTGCTCGTAGAGCACTACGTCAACAAGGAGCAGTCGACCTCGTACGTCGGCAACGTCTACCTGGGCAAGGTGCAGAACGTGCTGCCGTCGATGGAGGCCGCCTTCATCGACATCGGCAAGGGTCGCAACGCGGTCCTCTACGCCGGTGAGGTCAACTTCGAGGCGCTGGGCATGGCCAACGGTCCGCGCCGCATCGAGTCCGCCCTGAAGTCCGGTCAGTCCGTGCTCGTCCAGGTGACGAAGGACCCGATCGGTCACAAGGGTGCCCGCCTGACCAGCCAGGTCTCGCTCCCGGGCCGCTACCTCGTGTACGTCCCCGAGGGCTCCATGACCGGTATCAGCCGCAAGTTGCCCGACACCGAGCGGGCCCGGCTGAAGACCATCCTCAAGAAGATCGTCCCCGAGGATGCGGGCGTCATCGTGCGCACCGCCGCTGAGGGCGCGAGTGAGGACGAGCTGCGCCGGGACGTCGAGCGGCTGCAGGCGCAGTGGGAGGACATCCAGAAGAAGGCCAAGAGCGGCAACGCCCCGACCCTGCTGTACGGCGAGCCGGACATGACCGTCCGGGTCGTGCGGGACATCTTCAACGAGGACTTCTCCAAGGTCGTCGTCAGCGGTGACGAAGCGTGGGAGACGATCCACGGGTACGTCTCGCACGTGGCGCCCGATCTGGCCGGTCGGCTGTCGAAGTGGACCAGCGAGGTCGACGCCTTCGCCACCTACCGGATCGACGAGCAGCTCGCCAAGGCGTTGGACCGCAAGGTCTGGCTGCCCAGTGGCGGTTCGCTGGTCATCGACCGGACTGAGGCGATGGTCGTCATCGACGTCAACACCGGCAAGTTCACCGGCCAGGGCGGCAACCTGGAGGAGACGGTCACCAGGAACAACCTGGAGGCGGCCGAGGAGATCGTGCGTCAGCTGCGGCTGCGCGACCTCGGCGGCATCATCGTGATCGACTTCATCGACATGGTCCTGGAGTCCAACCGCGACCTGGTGCTGCGGCGCCTGCTCGAGAGCCTGGGTCGTGACCGCACGAAGCACCAGGTGGCCGAGGTGACCTCGCTGGGGCTGGTGCAGATGACCCGTAAGCGGGTCGGCCAGGGGCTGCTGGAGTCCTTCTCCGAGACCTGCGTCCACTGCAACGGCCGCGGCGTCATCGTGCACGTGGAGCAGCCGGCATCCGGCGGAGGTGGCGGCAAGCGCAAGAAGCGCGGGCGCGGCGGCGACGGACATGTGCAGGAGCACGAGACCGCCGCGGTGGCCGCGGAGACCGGCGAGGCGGTCGAGCCGACTGCGGAGACCGCTGTTGAGGTGGCCGCGGAGCTCGCCGAGCCGGTCGCACTGCCCGCCCCCGACTTCGCCCCGGACGAGGAGCTGTACAGCAGCGTCGCCGAGGCGGAGGCGGCAGCTACCCGTGGCCGTACGCGGCGCCGGGCCAGCCGTCGGGCCTCGGCCCCGGCAGGTACGCCGAAGGTGGAGGCGCCCAAGGTGGAGGCGCCCAAGGCGGAGGCACCGAAGGCGGAGGCGCCCAAGGTGGAGGCGCGCAAGGTGGAGGCGCTCCCTGAGAAGGAGGCCGGGCCGTCCGCGGCTGCCGAGGACCATGTGGCTCCGGTCCCGCAGGCCGAGGCAGCCGAGGCTGCCGCGCCCAAGGGCCGTACCCGCCGTCGAGCGACCCGGAAGGTGTCGGCTCCGACCGGGTCCCCCGCCGGCGCCGAGGCGGCCGTGGTGACGGTGCCCGAGACCACGCCCGAGACCCTGGCATCGGTGGAGCAGCCGGAGGCTCAGGCCCCGGTCGAGGAGGCACCCGTACCCGCGGAGAGCGCCGCCCCGGCCCGCCCGCGCCGTCGTGCCGTGCGCAAGGCCACTGCGCCGACCGCCTCCGAGGAAGCGGCCGTGGTGGTCGTCCCGTCAGCTGCGCCGGAGGAGACCCCGGCCGTGACCGCAGCCGAGGCCCCGGCCGAGGAGGCAGCTCCGGCCAAGAAGACTGCCCGCAAGGCGGCCAAGAAGGCCACGGCGAAGAAGACGGCCGCCAAGAAGACGACGGCGAAGAAGACGGCCGCCAAGAAGACCGCGGCGAAGAAGACGGCTGCCAAGAAGACCGCGGCGAAGGAGCCCGCGGCGAAGAAGACGGCCGCCAAGAAGACGACGGCGAAGAAGACCGCGGCGAAGAAGACCGCCGCCGCGGAGTCGACGGCGAAGCAGACCGCCACGGTCTCCCCCGCCGGCGACGAGGGCTGA
- a CDS encoding TIGR03936 family radical SAM-associated protein produces MQRIRLRYTKRGRLRFTSHRDFQRAFERALRRAEVPMAYSAGFTPHPKVSYANAAPTGTGSEAEYLEIALTESRAPDTLRVLLDESLPAGLDIVEAVEARTPGLADRLTASVWELRLDGADPTDVEQAVEAFTEAETVEVQRRTKNGVRTFDARPAVVSLETHGSPTDRPTDRPCAILRLVVRHVTPAVRPDDVLSGLRAVADLAPPVPAAVTRLAQGLFDEETGVVTDPLAPDREAAEALTAVPVATATAPEGSA; encoded by the coding sequence GTGCAGCGCATCCGACTGCGTTACACCAAGCGCGGCCGCCTGAGGTTCACCAGCCACCGAGACTTCCAGCGCGCCTTCGAGCGTGCGCTGCGCCGTGCCGAGGTGCCCATGGCGTACTCGGCAGGGTTCACGCCGCACCCGAAGGTGTCGTATGCCAATGCCGCACCCACCGGCACGGGCAGTGAGGCGGAGTACCTGGAGATCGCGCTCACCGAGTCGCGTGCCCCGGACACCCTGCGCGTGCTCCTCGACGAGTCGCTGCCCGCGGGCCTCGACATCGTCGAGGCGGTCGAGGCGCGGACCCCGGGCCTCGCCGACCGGCTGACGGCCTCCGTATGGGAGCTGCGGCTGGACGGCGCCGACCCGACCGACGTCGAGCAGGCGGTGGAGGCCTTCACCGAGGCCGAGACCGTCGAGGTGCAGCGGAGGACCAAGAACGGCGTTCGTACCTTCGACGCCCGGCCGGCCGTGGTGAGCCTGGAAACGCACGGTTCGCCGACTGATAGGCCGACCGACCGGCCCTGTGCGATACTGCGGCTGGTTGTTCGGCACGTGACGCCTGCCGTACGACCCGACGACGTCCTGTCCGGTCTCCGCGCCGTGGCCGACCTGGCGCCGCCGGTCCCCGCAGCGGTGACCAGGCTGGCGCAGGGGCTGTTCGATGAAGAGACCGGCGTGGTGACCGACCCGCTCGCGCCCGACCGCGAGGCAGCCGAGGCCCTGACGGCCGTACCGGTTGCCACCGCGACGGCGCCGGAAGGCTCCGCGTAG
- a CDS encoding alpha/beta hydrolase family protein, whose amino-acid sequence MAYHFNDNQQFDYETRLALGSAWRQGADVGEVLATASTVSDGDGETWFSTWVELARKVRAQAERSAARGHTASARDAWLRAAGYFGTALVGVDAVAGPDKRLDEVFPEHRACFDHFIRACSPPAEAIRVPYENTSLPGYLVGPSAVSGPLPVLIANNGSDGPISTAWTLLGAPAVARGYRVLLFDGPGQQSMLFEKGSTFRHDWEHVITPVVEFLLSRPEVDPRRIVLAGISQAGYWVPRALAFEHRIAAAVADPGVMRVADSWWHNMGADLHSLWESGDRETFDQVIREALAQNPAHAATWRWRTKPYGIDSPFDLLTEVSRYDLAPVTDRITSPLLITDPEGEQFWPGASQELYDALPGPKQLVRFTEAEGAHLHCEPMGRALFEQRVFDWLDDRLSLSA is encoded by the coding sequence ATGGCCTACCACTTCAACGACAACCAGCAGTTCGACTACGAGACCCGGCTCGCCCTGGGCTCGGCCTGGCGGCAGGGCGCCGACGTCGGCGAGGTTCTGGCGACCGCTTCCACCGTGTCGGACGGTGACGGGGAGACGTGGTTCAGCACCTGGGTGGAGCTGGCGCGCAAGGTCCGCGCGCAGGCCGAGCGCAGCGCTGCCCGAGGCCACACGGCAAGCGCCAGGGACGCCTGGCTGCGTGCCGCCGGATACTTCGGTACCGCCCTGGTGGGCGTCGACGCGGTCGCCGGTCCCGACAAGCGGCTGGACGAGGTGTTTCCCGAACACCGCGCCTGCTTCGACCACTTCATCAGGGCATGCAGCCCACCCGCCGAAGCGATCCGCGTACCGTACGAGAACACGTCCCTGCCCGGATACCTGGTCGGTCCGTCCGCCGTGTCCGGCCCGCTGCCGGTGCTGATCGCCAACAACGGCAGCGACGGCCCGATCAGCACAGCCTGGACACTGCTCGGTGCGCCCGCGGTCGCTCGTGGTTACCGCGTTCTGCTCTTCGACGGTCCTGGCCAGCAGTCCATGCTCTTCGAGAAGGGGTCCACCTTCCGGCACGACTGGGAGCACGTCATCACGCCCGTCGTGGAGTTCCTCCTCTCCCGCCCCGAGGTCGACCCCCGGCGGATCGTCCTGGCCGGCATCAGCCAGGCCGGCTACTGGGTGCCGCGCGCGCTCGCCTTCGAGCACCGGATCGCCGCCGCGGTCGCCGACCCCGGCGTGATGCGCGTGGCGGACAGTTGGTGGCACAACATGGGCGCCGACCTGCACAGCCTGTGGGAGTCCGGTGATCGCGAGACCTTCGACCAGGTGATCCGGGAAGCTCTCGCCCAAAATCCGGCGCACGCCGCGACCTGGCGCTGGCGGACCAAGCCGTACGGCATCGACTCCCCCTTCGACCTGCTCACCGAGGTGTCCCGGTACGACCTCGCCCCCGTCACCGACCGGATCACCAGCCCGCTGCTGATCACCGACCCGGAGGGCGAACAGTTCTGGCCGGGCGCCTCGCAGGAGTTGTACGACGCCCTGCCCGGTCCGAAGCAACTGGTCCGTTTCACCGAGGCGGAGGGAGCCCACCTGCACTGCGAACCGATGGGCCGCGCCCTGTTCGAACAGCGTGTCTTCGACTGGCTGGACGACCGGCTCAGCCTGTCGGCATAG
- a CDS encoding TIGR03960 family B12-binding radical SAM protein produces MPVESVFPQLEALLPHVQKPIQYVGGELNSTVKDWDECDVRWALMYPDAYEVGLPNQGVMILYEVLNEQEGVLAERTYSVWPDLEALMREQGVPQFTVDSHRPVKAFDVFGLSFSTELGYTNMLTALDLAGIPLESKDRTVDDPIVLAGGHAAFNPEPIADFIDAAVIGDGEQAVLDMTRVIRGWKAQGRPGGREEVLLRLAKTGGVYVPAFYDVEYLPDGRIARVVPNRSGVPWRVSKHTVMDLDEWPYPKQPLVPLAETVHERMSVEIFRGCTRGCRFCQAGMITRPVRERSITGIGDMVDKGLKATGFEEVGLLSLSSADHSEIGDVAKGLADRYEDDKIGLSLPSTRVDAFNIDLANELTRNGRRSGLTFAPEGGSERIRKVINKMVSEEDLIRTVATAYGNGWRQVKLYFMCGLPTETDDDVLQIADMATHVIQKGREVSGSNDIRCTVSIGGFVPKPHTPFQWAPQLSAEETDARLARLRDKIRGDKKYGRSIGFRYHDGKPGIIEGLLSRGDRRVGAVIRAVYDDGGRFDGWREHFSYDRWMACADKALAPFGVDVDWYTTRERTYEEVLPWDHLDSGLDKDWLWEDWQDALDETEVEDCRWTPCFDCGVCPSMDTQIQVGPTGKKLLPLTVKNAGPAPASAGHAH; encoded by the coding sequence ATGCCTGTCGAGTCGGTTTTCCCGCAGCTCGAAGCTCTGCTCCCCCACGTGCAGAAGCCGATCCAGTACGTCGGCGGAGAGCTCAACTCCACCGTCAAGGACTGGGACGAGTGCGACGTCCGCTGGGCGCTCATGTACCCGGACGCGTACGAGGTGGGGCTGCCCAATCAGGGCGTCATGATCCTCTACGAGGTCCTCAACGAGCAGGAGGGCGTCCTCGCCGAGCGCACCTACAGCGTGTGGCCGGATCTGGAGGCGCTCATGCGCGAGCAGGGCGTGCCGCAGTTCACGGTCGACAGCCACCGTCCGGTGAAGGCCTTCGACGTGTTCGGCCTCAGCTTCTCCACGGAGCTGGGCTACACGAACATGCTCACCGCCCTGGACCTGGCCGGCATCCCACTGGAGTCCAAGGACCGCACGGTGGACGATCCGATCGTCCTGGCCGGCGGCCACGCGGCGTTCAACCCGGAACCGATCGCCGACTTCATCGACGCGGCGGTCATCGGCGACGGAGAGCAGGCCGTCCTGGACATGACCCGTGTCATCCGTGGCTGGAAGGCACAGGGCCGTCCCGGCGGCCGCGAGGAGGTCCTCCTCCGCCTGGCCAAGACCGGCGGTGTGTACGTCCCGGCCTTCTACGACGTCGAGTACCTCCCCGACGGCCGCATCGCCCGCGTGGTGCCCAACAGGTCGGGCGTCCCGTGGCGCGTGTCCAAGCACACGGTCATGGACCTGGACGAGTGGCCGTACCCCAAGCAGCCCCTCGTCCCCCTGGCCGAGACCGTCCACGAGCGCATGTCGGTGGAGATCTTCCGCGGCTGCACGCGCGGCTGCCGTTTCTGCCAGGCGGGCATGATCACCCGCCCGGTGCGCGAGCGCTCGATCACCGGCATCGGTGACATGGTCGACAAGGGGCTGAAGGCGACCGGCTTCGAAGAGGTCGGTTTGCTGTCCCTCTCCTCCGCCGACCACTCGGAGATCGGTGACGTCGCCAAGGGCCTGGCGGACCGCTACGAGGACGACAAGATCGGCCTCTCGCTCCCCTCGACCCGCGTGGACGCCTTCAACATCGACCTGGCGAACGAGCTGACGCGCAACGGGCGCCGCTCGGGCCTGACCTTCGCCCCGGAGGGCGGCTCGGAGCGCATCCGCAAGGTCATCAACAAGATGGTCTCCGAGGAGGACCTGATCCGTACGGTCGCCACGGCCTACGGCAACGGCTGGCGCCAGGTGAAGCTGTACTTCATGTGCGGCCTGCCCACGGAGACCGACGACGACGTCCTGCAGATCGCCGACATGGCGACCCACGTGATCCAGAAGGGACGCGAGGTCTCCGGCTCCAACGACATCCGCTGTACTGTCTCGATCGGGGGATTCGTACCCAAGCCCCACACCCCCTTCCAGTGGGCGCCCCAACTCTCCGCCGAGGAAACGGACGCGCGCCTGGCCAGGCTCCGGGACAAGATCCGCGGTGACAAGAAGTACGGCCGTTCCATCGGCTTCCGCTACCACGACGGCAAGCCGGGCATCATCGAGGGCCTGCTCTCCCGTGGTGACCGCCGCGTCGGCGCCGTCATCCGCGCGGTCTACGACGACGGAGGCCGCTTCGACGGCTGGCGCGAGCACTTCTCCTACGACCGCTGGATGGCCTGTGCCGACAAGGCCCTCGCCCCGTTCGGTGTCGACGTCGACTGGTACACCACCCGCGAGCGCACCTACGAGGAGGTCCTGCCCTGGGACCACCTCGACTCCGGCCTGGACAAGGACTGGCTCTGGGAGGACTGGCAGGACGCCCTCGACGAGACCGAGGTCGAGGACTGCCGCTGGACCCCGTGCTTCGATTGTGGGGTTTGTCCTTCCATGGACACGCAGATCCAGGTGGGTCCGACGGGGAAGAAGCTGCTTCCCCTGACGGTCAAGAATGCCGGCCCGGCGCCCGCTTCGGCAGGTCACGCGCACTGA
- a CDS encoding iron-containing alcohol dehydrogenase family protein — MPVLTRLIPSPVVVDIRPGALDDLAGILADERISHSGRLAIAVSGGSGARLRERVAPSLPGASWFEVGGGTIDDAVRLADSMKSGHYDAVVGLGGGKVIDCAKYSAARIGLPMVAVATNLSHDGVCSPVSILDNDAGRGSYGVPTPIAVIVDLDVIREAPMRFVRSGIGDALSNISAVADWELSKRVNGEQLDGLAAAMARQAGEAVLRHPGGCGDDGFLTVLSEGLVLSGIAMSIAGHTRPSSGACHEISHALDLLYPGRAASHGEQVGLGAAFAMHLRGDQEESLLLAEALRRHGLPVVAEEIGFSDDEFVRAVEFAPETRPGRYTILEHLELSPADTRKAYGDYVAAVAG; from the coding sequence GTGCCAGTACTGACCCGGCTGATCCCGTCGCCGGTCGTCGTGGACATCCGCCCGGGTGCCCTCGACGACCTCGCGGGCATCCTCGCCGACGAGCGGATCTCCCACTCCGGCCGGCTCGCCATCGCCGTCAGCGGCGGCTCGGGCGCCCGGCTGCGCGAGCGCGTCGCACCCTCGCTGCCCGGCGCCAGCTGGTTCGAGGTCGGCGGCGGCACCATCGACGACGCGGTGCGCCTGGCCGACAGCATGAAGTCCGGCCACTACGACGCCGTCGTGGGCCTCGGCGGCGGCAAGGTCATCGACTGCGCCAAGTACTCCGCGGCGCGCATCGGCCTGCCCATGGTCGCCGTCGCCACCAACCTTTCCCACGACGGCGTCTGCTCGCCCGTGTCCATCCTGGACAACGACGCGGGCCGCGGCTCCTACGGCGTGCCGACCCCCATCGCGGTCATCGTCGATCTGGACGTCATACGCGAGGCGCCGATGCGTTTCGTGCGCTCCGGCATCGGTGACGCCCTGTCCAACATCTCCGCGGTCGCCGACTGGGAGCTCTCCAAGCGCGTCAACGGCGAGCAACTCGACGGGCTGGCTGCGGCGATGGCGCGCCAGGCCGGTGAGGCTGTCCTGCGGCACCCGGGCGGATGCGGCGACGACGGTTTCCTGACCGTGCTGTCCGAAGGGCTCGTGCTGTCGGGCATCGCCATGTCGATCGCCGGACACACCCGCCCGTCCTCCGGGGCCTGCCACGAGATCAGCCACGCGCTCGACCTGCTGTACCCCGGGCGGGCGGCGAGCCACGGCGAGCAGGTGGGACTCGGCGCTGCCTTCGCCATGCACCTGCGGGGCGATCAGGAGGAATCCCTCCTGCTGGCCGAGGCTCTGCGCCGGCACGGGCTGCCAGTGGTGGCGGAGGAGATCGGATTCAGCGACGACGAGTTCGTCAGGGCCGTGGAGTTCGCGCCGGAGACCCGGCCGGGCCGCTACACGATCCTGGAGCACCTTGAGCTGTCTCCGGCGGACACCAGGAAGGCGTACGGGGACTACGTGGCCGCGGTCGCCGGCTGA